Part of the Solwaraspora sp. WMMA2065 genome is shown below.
GCCTGGTGCGGGTTGCCGAGGGCGGCGGCGAGGTGGGCGCGGGCGAGTGCGACGGCGGTCGGCCCGAATGCGGTGGTGGTGTCGCTGTTGTCGGGGTGCCGCTGGTGGTGGCTGATGCTGGCGGCGAGTGTGTCGGCGTGGTCGGTGAGCTGGTGTGCGGTGGTGGGGTCGTTGCCGGTGGCGGCGGCGAGGGCGGCTTCGATGAGCAGGGTGCCGGCGAGGGCGTGGTCGTCGGGTGCCGGGTGGTCGGTCGTGGCCGGGTCGATCAGCGGTACGGCGGTGAGCGCGGCCTGCATGGCGAGGGTGCTGCGGTGCAGGGCGCGGAGTGCCTGGGCGAGCGGGATGGCGGCTGCGGCGGTGTGCCGGGGATGGTTGTTGGCGGTGGCGATGGCGCGGTCGGCGGCGAGCCAGGCGAGGTGGGGTTCGTCGAGTTTGGTCAGCAGGTGGGCGGTGAGTCGGTAGACCCGGGTGAGCAGGTACCCGGCGTCGGATCGTGCGTGGGCGGTGGTGGTGTGGCGGGTGTGGGTGAGCAGGTCGGGCAGCGTACGGAGTAGTTGCGGGTAGTGGGCGTGCTGGTATGCGGTCCAGGCGTACTGGATGCGGCGGTGCAGGTCCTCAGCGGTGGGTGATGGTCGGTCGGGGTTGGGGGTGTCGTAGCGGGCGAGGGCGGCGCGCAGGTGTTCGACGGCTGCCGTGGTGGTGTCGGTGGTGGGTTCGGGTCGGCTGGCCGTAGTGGGGCCGAGGATGACGTCGGGGGTGACGCCGAGGACGGCGGCGACGGTGTGCACGACGGAGATGCGGTCGAGGGCGCGGATGCCACGTTCGACCTTGTCCACCCAGGAGTGGGATTTGCCGATGCGGTCGGCGAAGACCTGTTGGGTGAGGCCGCGTCGGGCGCGGAGCTGGGCGATCCGCCGGCCGATGGGTAGTTCGGCGATGCGGTGGCGGCCGGGCGCGGTCATCGGTGCATGCTCCGGTGGATCTCCTCGGTGGTCGCGCCGCAGCGCGGGCACCACCGGGACTTGACGCGGAACGCGAACAGGCCGAGGAGGAAGCCGGGCATCAGGCCGGCGAAGACGATCGGTAGCAGTCTGGCGATCACGGGCACTCCGCTGTGATGAGCGGCGGCGGAAGACGAGGACTGCGATACCCCTG
Proteins encoded:
- a CDS encoding helix-turn-helix domain-containing protein; this translates as MTAPGRHRIAELPIGRRIAQLRARRGLTQQVFADRIGKSHSWVDKVERGIRALDRISVVHTVAAVLGVTPDVILGPTTASRPEPTTDTTTAAVEHLRAALARYDTPNPDRPSPTAEDLHRRIQYAWTAYQHAHYPQLLRTLPDLLTHTRHTTTAHARSDAGYLLTRVYRLTAHLLTKLDEPHLAWLAADRAIATANNHPRHTAAAAIPLAQALRALHRSTLAMQAALTAVPLIDPATTDHPAPDDHALAGTLLIEAALAAATGNDPTTAHQLTDHADTLAASISHHQRHPDNSDTTTAFGPTAVALARAHLAAALGNPHQAITHHQHATAGHGWRELPTEHRAAHLIDITRAHLDTGNPTAAARAIITADQIAPAETRTRPTAHALVATLLRAGPTPDLTRLATTIGLTPPA